The nucleotide window TATGGATACCAAGATCTTTATGTCCATCAAGTGCATCCAGTACAGCATTAGGAATAGCCCCAATACCCATTTGCAGAGTAGCACCATTTTCTACAAGATCCGCACAATTTTGGCCAATTTTCTTTTCGATTTCATTGGGTTCAGGAATATTAATCTCGTGCAACGGCTCATCCGATTTTACCAACGCATTAAATCGACTGACGTGAAAAATCCCATCGCCGTGTGTTCGTGGCATATTAGGATTAATTAACGCAATGGCTCGCTTGGCCTCTTGCAACGCAGCACGAGTAGCATCAACCGAAACTCCCAACGAGCAATACCCGTGCTTGTCGGGCGGTGAAACTTGGACAAGCGCTATATCAATCGGCATAATGTTTTGACGAAATAATCCGGGCACTTCACTTAAAAAAATGGGCAGATAATCAGCGCTCCCTTCATTAACTGCCTTCCGAACATTTGCTCCTACAAATAGTGCATCAGTATGAAACGTATCACTATATTCTGGTTTCACATAAGGCGCTTTTCCCTCTGTATGCAAATGTACAATGTTAATATCCTCGAGTTCAGGAGCGCGGGCCGTCATTGCATTAATCAGCGGTTGCGGAGCCGCAGCTACACTATGAATAAAAACACGATCTCCTGAATTGATGAGTTCTACTGCTTCTTCAGCAGTGGTAAATTTGTCTTGATAGGACATAAACAAAAATATTAAACGTTAACAGGTTTCGATTCAGCTGACGGTTCGGGGGTATAGCATAACAACTAAAATCCTTTGATAAAAAATCAGTTTAGTTTATGAGAAATAGTTAAATGCATCACATTAACATTGGATTATGTTGTGATGGAAATAAATAAAAGATAAATTTGTACGTAATTCATTCTCTTAGCTCAAAAGTATCCTGATACTTGTTTTCTTTGTTGCAGTTCAACAAAATTATCAGCACCATGCGAGTTCAATAATACAACAACATATTAACTACTTATCTATTCTAAAGTATTATGGCTTATACCTTCCGCTCTGTTGTAACTGGCACCGGATCTTATATTCCATCAAAAAAAGTTACAAACGCTGACTTTCTGGATCGCACGTTTTTAAATGCCGATGGTTCTCCTTTTGACAAAACGAACGAGGAAATCATTCAGAAGTTTGAAGAAATTACCGGTATTAAAGAACGGCGCTATGCCGCTGACGATATGCTGGCTTCCGACATGGGAGCAATTGCAGGAGAAAAAGCCCTTGATGATGCTGGCCTTAATCGCGAAGAGCTTGACTACATTATTGTAGCTCACAACTTTGGCGATGTCCGTGCCGACAACCCCGTCACCGATATGGTGCCAAGTCTTGCTTCGCGTGTGAAACAAAGTCTGAAGATAAAGAACCCAAACTGCGTAGCTTATGATCTTCCTTTTGGATGTCCGGGTTGGACACAGGGAATCATCCAATCAAACTATTACCTGCAAAGTGGAGACGCCTCGAACTGCCTGGTTATCGGCACCGAGACCCTTTCGCGCATTTGTGACCCCAATGACCGAGACAGTATGATTTATGCCGATGGGGCGGGAGCTACTATTTTAGAAGCTCGAGAAACAGATGATAATATCGGCATTTTGAGTCATGCTGCCCGAACCGATGCTAAGGAAGAAGCCTACTTTTTGCGGATGGAACCACCTTTTGATTCCACATCGGCCGATGCCCCTCTTTACATGCATATGGACGGACGAAAGCTCTATCAATATGCGCTAACTCATGTACCAGATCTCGTTAAGATGGGCCTGAACAAAGCTGGACTCAAATTTGATGACGTAGATAAAGTGCTTATTCATCAGGCAAATGCTAAGATGGACGCAGCTATTTTAAAACGACTGGGGAAGTTGTATGAAAAAGAGAATATATCAGAAAATATTATGCCCATGACAATTTCGTGGCTCGGCAATACCTCAGTCGCCACGGTACCCACCATGCTTGATCTTATTCTCCGTGGACAAATGGATAATCATCACATAGGTTCCGGCGATACCATCATTTTAGCATCTGTTGGTGCGGGGATGAATATCAACGCTGTGGTTTACAAAGCCCCTTAGGCTGACAACTTCAATGATAAGTTTTCGGAACTTTGGGAGCAAGTCACACTATTTCAAATCACTCATCCGAACCATAGAGTAATTCAATAAAGTCGGACTTCGGCACCGCCCCGAAATACTGCTCTATATTAATAGGCTCAATTAGATTTTGGATTTCCTCACGGGCATAGCGCGTTCCCTGCAGGTAATCCTCAAGCTGTTCTACAGGCTCCTTGCCAAAGAAATCTCCGTAGATCTTTATATTATCGATATGTCCTTCTTCCACATCCAGTCGAAGGTCTATTTCTCCGGCATCAAATCGATGGGTTCGCTGAATATTAAACTTGGGCGACTTGCCAAAATTCCAATCCCATTGGCCGTATTTCTCATTCTTAAGTTCATGTACTTTCTTCCATTCCTCTTCCGTAAGATGGTATGTTTCGAATTCATCCCGATCTTCATACAAACCATCCAGCAATTTTTTGCGGAATGTCGTCGTATCCATGGGCTTATCCAGGAACTCACTAATATTTGCCACACGACTTCGAACAGATTTATGCCCCTTCGACTCAATCTTACTCATCTTTACATCCAGGGCATTCGTAACCTCATCCAAATTACTATCAAAAAGGAGCGTACCATGGCTGAACATACGATCTACACTCGAAAACTGGGCATTACCTGATATCTTACGTCCAGCGACCTGAAGATCATTACGTCCACTTAACTCAGCATCAACCCCCATTTTTTTGAGCACGCGAACAATAGGCTCTGTGAATTTTTTAAAGTTATTGAGCCTCTTCTTATCGTAATCCGTAATGAAGCTAAAGTTCAGATTTCCCGTATCATGATACACCGCTCCACCCCCAGAAATACGGCGCACTACATGAATACCATGCTCCTCAACATATTCGTGATTAATCTCCTCTAACGTATTTTGATTACGCCCAATAATAATAGACGGCTCATTAATATAGAAGAGAAGGTAATCGTGATCATAATTAAAATTACGGAGCGCATATTCTTCGAGCGCCAAGTTAATATGCGGATCGGTATTCCCTTCGTTGTGGATAAAGATCATAACAAGAATATAATAACGTGAGCATTTTTTCGGCTCTCATAGTAGCCCAATATTTTGAAAGGAATATGAAGACTACAGAAGAAATACCAGCTACAATATTAATCCCAGCGGAACTTTCCATCAGCGGTAATGCGTAAATTACCATCCTTACCATCTGTTACCAACTCTTGCAGTGATGTATCCGTCAACATTTTTTGGATGGCTTCCCGCGTATCAACCCACTTTTCATGAATAGGACACGGTTTCTCTGACCCACAACCTGGCAAACCCAACGCACATTCTGTTAGCACATCCATCCCATCAATAGCAGCTACAATTTCCAGCAGAGTCAGATCTCCTGGAGAATGAGCCAGACGTATTCCTCCTTTAGGTCCCTTTCTTGATTCCATGAGATCAGCTTTGGTAAGCTGCTGAAGCACTTTTGTTAAAAAGTGATGGGATATGTCTAAATCACTACTAATTTCCTTAATAGAGATATAAGCACCACCAGAAACAGCCGCCAAATATACACTGGCTCGCAATCCATAAACACAAGCACTTGACAGTAACATAAATTATTTGATTGTGAAGGGTATTTAATTATTTCCTTTTAGTAGCGATCAGTCCAAATTGTTTCTACACCTAATTTACTCTAATAACACTAAACAAAATCACCACAGCCATTAAAAACAATTTAACATTAGCACCAAAATAGTTTATTAAAAGCCAAAAACAGCTTACCCAAGATAAGATATATTCTGCTGTGCTTGGGGAGGCAATTAGCTATCAGTGATAATGAAATACAATAAACATTATACTACATTGCATCTTTTCGGGCAAAAACCCACTCAATGATATAATCATCTAACTTCTCTTGTGGGATTAATGGAGTCCCTAAACCAAGCTGATCACTAATTTGATAGTTTCGCGAGGAGCAACGCTCAAAAAACCACTTTAAGCTATCCAGATCATCCAATATCATTGAGCCTACGAAGGAATTCAGCAAATCACGGTCTGTAACATATCTTGTCAATTGTTCTATAAAACTCATATCAATGCCCAATAAAAAGTTGTGAAGGCACGGCCATAGGTCGGTAATGACAGTATCTTTCTGCTTGAACTGTAGCTCATACTCCATAGGAGTTAGCTTTTTTGTTAACTGGAGAGGCAACTCAAAAACAGATTCAATATTATTTTCGAGCATATATAAAAGTCGAAGAATACTGCCCATCGCTTTTCGTACCAGGCGGTGTCCTTTAAAAGCTCCATATATAAAATCCGATTTGGGATGGTGCATCTGCAAACTAAATTGTAGTACCTCTTTTTTTCGATTAATGCCTATAAAATAATAAGTATCGGGCTGTTTTTTAGCGTGA belongs to Fodinibius sp. Rm-B-1B1-1 and includes:
- a CDS encoding ketoacyl-ACP synthase III — protein: MAYTFRSVVTGTGSYIPSKKVTNADFLDRTFLNADGSPFDKTNEEIIQKFEEITGIKERRYAADDMLASDMGAIAGEKALDDAGLNREELDYIIVAHNFGDVRADNPVTDMVPSLASRVKQSLKIKNPNCVAYDLPFGCPGWTQGIIQSNYYLQSGDASNCLVIGTETLSRICDPNDRDSMIYADGAGATILEARETDDNIGILSHAARTDAKEEAYFLRMEPPFDSTSADAPLYMHMDGRKLYQYALTHVPDLVKMGLNKAGLKFDDVDKVLIHQANAKMDAAILKRLGKLYEKENISENIMPMTISWLGNTSVATVPTMLDLILRGQMDNHHIGSGDTIILASVGAGMNINAVVYKAP
- a CDS encoding Rrf2 family transcriptional regulator; the protein is MLLSSACVYGLRASVYLAAVSGGAYISIKEISSDLDISHHFLTKVLQQLTKADLMESRKGPKGGIRLAHSPGDLTLLEIVAAIDGMDVLTECALGLPGCGSEKPCPIHEKWVDTREAIQKMLTDTSLQELVTDGKDGNLRITADGKFRWD
- a CDS encoding lipoate--protein ligase translates to MIFIHNEGNTDPHINLALEEYALRNFNYDHDYLLFYINEPSIIIGRNQNTLEEINHEYVEEHGIHVVRRISGGGAVYHDTGNLNFSFITDYDKKRLNNFKKFTEPIVRVLKKMGVDAELSGRNDLQVAGRKISGNAQFSSVDRMFSHGTLLFDSNLDEVTNALDVKMSKIESKGHKSVRSRVANISEFLDKPMDTTTFRKKLLDGLYEDRDEFETYHLTEEEWKKVHELKNEKYGQWDWNFGKSPKFNIQRTHRFDAGEIDLRLDVEEGHIDNIKIYGDFFGKEPVEQLEDYLQGTRYAREEIQNLIEPINIEQYFGAVPKSDFIELLYGSDE
- a CDS encoding nucleotide excision repair endonuclease, whose amino-acid sequence is MSDQKRLFEHYNPLEDRVGKSFFEGLPKDPGVYKMFGRQKQLLYVGKAKNIRNRLFTYRRAKMETTSRKMIRLIRMTHGIDIEICETEKEALLLENKLIRTHRPEFNHAKKQPDTYYFIGINRKKEVLQFSLQMHHPKSDFIYGAFKGHRLVRKAMGSILRLLYMLENNIESVFELPLQLTKKLTPMEYELQFKQKDTVITDLWPCLHNFLLGIDMSFIEQLTRYVTDRDLLNSFVGSMILDDLDSLKWFFERCSSRNYQISDQLGLGTPLIPQEKLDDYIIEWVFARKDAM
- a CDS encoding acetyl-CoA hydrolase/transferase family protein; this translates as MSYQDKFTTAEEAVELINSGDRVFIHSVAAAPQPLINAMTARAPELEDINIVHLHTEGKAPYVKPEYSDTFHTDALFVGANVRKAVNEGSADYLPIFLSEVPGLFRQNIMPIDIALVQVSPPDKHGYCSLGVSVDATRAALQEAKRAIALINPNMPRTHGDGIFHVSRFNALVKSDEPLHEINIPEPNEIEKKIGQNCADLVENGATLQMGIGAIPNAVLDALDGHKDLGIHTEMFSDGVMDLVEKGVINGKEKATHPEKIVASFVMGSQALYDFVDDNPMIAMLDVEYVNDTAVIRRNPKVTAINSAVEVDITGQVCADSIGTYHYSGVGGQMDFIRGASLSTGGKPIIALPSTTNKGESKIVPHLKQGAGVVTTRAHVHYVVTEYGAANLYGKNLRDRAKALISIAHPNHREALNKAVKNRFNHI